The Flaviflexus equikiangi genome contains the following window.
GACGCCTCCGTGCCGCACAGATAGTCACGGGCGGTATCGTGGGCGGGGATCTGCCCTGCCGCTCGGATCCGGTTGAGAATCTCCTGCTTCGCGTTCACTTCGTCTCCTCATGCTCGTCGTTCCACCACGTCCGGAAGCTTGTCGCGGGAGGCGCTGGGACGTCGCGCGTCCCCGTCCATTCCTTCGCGACAGGCAGTGGGATATGTCCGATCTTCCGATCCCTACCGGCGGCAAGCCTGCCGGCCTTCATCGCGTTCCCTGCACGCTCCATCTTCTTCCCAGAGCTCATGACGCTCGACGTCCCCTTCATCGCGACATCCCAGGCGTTCGGCAGCCCGCCTCGGTTCGCCTCGGTGATGGTGTGTCGAAGGTGGACGAGGATCTCGGGGATGTTGATCTTGACGGGGCACACGTCGTAGCACGCCCCGCACAGCGTCGAGGCGAAAGGCAGCGATGTGGCGGGATCCTTCCGGTCTGTCGCATTGAGCAGCTGCGGTGTGAGGATCGCACCGATCGGGCCGGGATAGACCGAGTTGTAGGCGTGGCCTCCGGAGACCCGATAGACGGGGCAGATGTTCATGCAGGCCGCGCAGCGAATACACTTGAGGGCTTCCCTCCCGACCTCGTCTTTCATGACATTCGTGCGCCCGTTGTCGAGGAGGATGAGATGGAACTCCTGCGGACCATCACCCTCGGTCACCCCCGTCCAGAACGACGTGTACGGGTTCATCCGCTCCCCCGTGGCCGATCTCGGCAGCAGCTGGGAGAACACTTCGATGTCACGGTAGCTGGGCACGATCTTCTCGATCCCCATGACCGTGATGAGAGTCTCGGGGAGCGTGAGGCACATCCTGCCGTTTCCCTCGGATTCGTAGACGGCTAGAGTGCCGGTCTCGGCGACACCGAGATTCGCTCCCGAGATTGCAACCTTGGCGGACAGGAATTTCTTTCGCAGGTGTGCGCGTGCCGCCATGGCTAGCTCTCGCGGCTCGTTCGTGGCGAACCGGGGGCGCCCCTCCATGCGGGCCTCGAAGATCGCTTTCACTTCGGACCGGTTGCGGTGAATAGCGGGAACGACGATGTGGGATGGCATATCGTGCGACAGTTGGACGATCATCTCGGCCAGGTCCGTCTCCCAGGCTTCGATGCCGCGCTCCTCCAGGTAGGAGTTGAGG
Protein-coding sequences here:
- a CDS encoding LutB/LldF family L-lactate oxidation iron-sulfur protein, coding for MLDKLKELGSSIGLNPADWSEQDIEEQKLGWYPGHPTPDDPLRWGRTFPEGARETLQNTQMRRNLGYATGKIRTKRNTRVEELPDWEELREAGSLIKRNTLAHLPELLETFEQKVTERGGIVHWARDAAEANEIAYSIIAAKGVDEVVKVKSMATQEINLNSYLEERGIEAWETDLAEMIVQLSHDMPSHIVVPAIHRNRSEVKAIFEARMEGRPRFATNEPRELAMAARAHLRKKFLSAKVAISGANLGVAETGTLAVYESEGNGRMCLTLPETLITVMGIEKIVPSYRDIEVFSQLLPRSATGERMNPYTSFWTGVTEGDGPQEFHLILLDNGRTNVMKDEVGREALKCIRCAACMNICPVYRVSGGHAYNSVYPGPIGAILTPQLLNATDRKDPATSLPFASTLCGACYDVCPVKINIPEILVHLRHTITEANRGGLPNAWDVAMKGTSSVMSSGKKMERAGNAMKAGRLAAGRDRKIGHIPLPVAKEWTGTRDVPAPPATSFRTWWNDEHEETK